From Octopus sinensis unplaced genomic scaffold, ASM634580v1 Contig19199, whole genome shotgun sequence, the proteins below share one genomic window:
- the LOC115232048 gene encoding uncharacterized protein LOC115232048, which translates to MVGFSQSGKVISMDASTEYQVNDAQENVDLSVHGCLNAPVKYNETQQLSSTLLSLKAICESIDSSNPGEWMSSLLNYVKDRLKRVPRGGWPLMASYFNSKFDSRRQYGIDNRNFELNRRSFYRKLNPNSDNKQIAGFDSSECLKFWGDVWKKRDKTDLGLGVNKRVTGVEDNAPDVSDEFISNLIEYLPNWKAPGCDAVYNFFIKKLDSLHKFLFQEIRNIINGVSQPQGWFYTGITFLIPKKANSVDPKDLRPITCMPCLYKLVTKCVNEKIAVYADTYDLITEFQLGSKRHCQGAKELALLNRRVNEVYGNKLLCAWIDVKKAFDSVSHEFLFEVLENSGLPKWITKFMMSIIPNWRVSLRLGKELLGTVNIDRGILQGDSLSPQLFVLVLDPLSRILS; encoded by the exons ATGGTTGGTTTTTCTCAGTCTGGAAAAGTCATTTCCATGGACGCATCCACAGAATACCAAGTAAATGACGCTCAAGAAAATGTGGATTTGTCTGTTCATGGCTGTCTTAATGCCCCTGTCAAATACAATGAAACTCAGCAGCTCTCGTCAACTTTGTTATCCTTAAAAGCTATTTGTGAGTCTATTGATTCGTCCAACCCAGGAGAGTGGATGTCATCTCTTTTGAACTATGTCAAAGATCGTCTCAAGCGAGTACCTAGGGGAGGGTGGCCACTTATGGCCAGctattttaattctaaatttg ATTCAAGAAGGCAATATGGAATAGATAATAGAAACTTCGAGTTGAACAGAAGATCGTTCTACAGAAAGCTGAATCCCAATTCTGATAACAAACAAATTGCTGGTTTTGACTCGTCTGAGTGTCTCAAGTTTTGGGGTGATGTTTGGAAGAAAAGGGATAAAACTGATTTGGGCCTTGGAGTGAACAAAAGAGTAACTGGAGTGGAAGATAATGCACCTGACGTTAGCGACGAGTTTATATCAAACTTAATTGAGTACCTTCCTAATTGGAAGGCTCCGGGATGTGATGCTGTGTACAATTTCTTTATCAAAAAGCTGGACTCTCTTCACAAATTTCTTTTCCAAGAGATCAGAAATATTATTAATGGTGTCAGTCAACCACAAGGATGGTTTTACACtggaattacatttttaatcccAAAGAAAGCAAACTCTGTTGATCCGAAGGACCTTAGACCAATTACATGCATGCCGTGCTTATATAAATTGGTCACAAAATGTGTGAACGAAAAAATCGCTGTATATGCTGATACTTACGATCTGATAACGGAGTTCCAGTTGGGATCTAAACGCCATTGCCAAGGAGCAAAGGAATTAGCGCTTCTAAATAGACGCGTTAATGAAGTTTATGGAAACAAATTATTATGTGCATGGATCGACGTAAAGAAAGCTTTTGACTCAGTGAGTCACgaatttctttttgaagtttTGGAAAACTCAGGACTACCTAAATGGATAACGAAATTTATGATGTCAATAATTCCTAACTGGAGAGTGTCGTTAAGATTAGGAAAAGAGCTGCTTGGAACAGTTAATATTGATCGTGGTATACtccaaggtgactcactgtcaccacagtTATTTGTATTGGTCTTGGATCCATTAAGCAGGATTTTATCTTAA